One window of the Gambusia affinis linkage group LG01, SWU_Gaff_1.0, whole genome shotgun sequence genome contains the following:
- the LOC122820666 gene encoding tumor necrosis factor receptor superfamily member 14-like, with protein MFSMLVVLVGVSLFEPASTCRHKEYPTSDGQCCPMCQEGTVVARDCTAESGTRCVPCETGTYMNQPNGLKKCLSCATCDPGLGLFAKQNCKSTSDTVCDVLSGFFCKSLTDSTGCSTAERHSVCKPGERIKQPGTSRHDTVCEACQQGSFSPNGVNCTLWTKCSENQTPVQDGSLTADVVCSSGSPRYRYFLSLPFVCFLILCLVLSTTNLWVCDLNNC; from the exons ATGTTTTCTATGTTGGTCGTGTTAG TCGGCGTTTCCTTGTTTGAACCAGCATCAACCTGCAGACACAAAGAATACCCAACCAGCGATGGACAATGTTGTCCCATGTGCCAAGAAG GAACCGTGGTCGCCAGGGACTGCACTGCTGAGTCAGGGACACGCTGCGTCCCCTGTGAGACGGGAACCTACATGAACCAACCCAATGGACTGAAGAAGTGTCTCTCCTGCGCCACCTGTGACCCAG GGCTTGGTCTCTTCGCGAAGCAGAACTGTAAATCAACGTCAGATACGGTTTGCGATGTTCTAAGTGGGTTTTTCTGCAAAAGCTTAACAGATAGTACAGGATGCAGCACAGCAGAGAGACATTCAGTCTGTAAGCCTGGAGAGAGAATAAAGCAACCTG GAACCAGCAGACATGATACGGTGTGTGAAGCTTGTCAGCAAGGATCCTTTTCCCCAAATGGGGTGAACTGCACTCTGTGGACAAA atGCTCTGAAAACCAAACCCCGGTCCAAGACGGAAGCTTAACGGCCGATGTCGTCTGCAGCAGTGGATCACCAAGATACAGATATTTTCTGTCGCTGCCATTTGTTTGCTTCTTAATACTGTGCTTAGTGCTTTCCACCACAAACCTCTGGGTTTGTGATTTGAATAACTGTTAG